From Phoenix dactylifera cultivar Barhee BC4 unplaced genomic scaffold, palm_55x_up_171113_PBpolish2nd_filt_p 000397F, whole genome shotgun sequence, a single genomic window includes:
- the LOC120105917 gene encoding binding partner of ACD11 1-like isoform X3 produces MRPGFQKEGKLSSTESAVRKAEDVVSSMLAKGFVLSKEALKRARSFDERYHFMSGASAMALVPWRISLELLGNHHPLLPLQVKLQSCTRVKTF; encoded by the exons ATGAGGCCTGGATTTCAG AAGGAAGGGAAGCTCTCGTCAACTGAGTCTGCAGTGAGGAAGGCAGAGGATGTGGTGAGCAGCATGCTGGCCAAGGGTTTTGTCCTGAGCAAGGAGGCCCTCAAGAGAGCCAGGTCCTTTGACGAACGGTACCATTTTATGTCCGGCGCCTCAGCTATGGCTTTAGTCCCCTGGAGGATCTCACTGGAATTATTGGgcaatcatcatcctcttctaCCTCTACAAGTCAAGCTCCAGAGCTGTACTCGCGTGAAGACTTTCTAG
- the LOC120105917 gene encoding binding partner of ACD11 1-like isoform X2, whose product MPLRKSRSSAVEKALSPEEQQAKEGKLSSTESAVRKAEDVVSSMLAKGFVLSKEALKRARSFDERYHFMSGASAMALVPWRISLELLGNHHPLLPLQVKLQSCTRVKTF is encoded by the exons ATGCCTTTGAGAAAATCAAGATCGAGTGCTGTTGAGAAAGCCTTGTCTCCTGAAGAACAGCAAGCAAAG GAAGGGAAGCTCTCGTCAACTGAGTCTGCAGTGAGGAAGGCAGAGGATGTGGTGAGCAGCATGCTGGCCAAGGGTTTTGTCCTGAGCAAGGAGGCCCTCAAGAGAGCCAGGTCCTTTGACGAACGGTACCATTTTATGTCCGGCGCCTCAGCTATGGCTTTAGTCCCCTGGAGGATCTCACTGGAATTATTGGgcaatcatcatcctcttctaCCTCTACAAGTCAAGCTCCAGAGCTGTACTCGCGTGAAGACTTTCTAG
- the LOC120105917 gene encoding uncharacterized protein LOC120105917 isoform X1, translated as MPLRKSRSSAVEKALSPEEQQAKKEGKLSSTESAVRKAEDVVSSMLAKGFVLSKEALKRARSFDERYHFMSGASAMALVPWRISLELLGNHHPLLPLQVKLQSCTRVKTF; from the exons ATGCCTTTGAGAAAATCAAGATCGAGTGCTGTTGAGAAAGCCTTGTCTCCTGAAGAACAGCAAGCAAAG AAGGAAGGGAAGCTCTCGTCAACTGAGTCTGCAGTGAGGAAGGCAGAGGATGTGGTGAGCAGCATGCTGGCCAAGGGTTTTGTCCTGAGCAAGGAGGCCCTCAAGAGAGCCAGGTCCTTTGACGAACGGTACCATTTTATGTCCGGCGCCTCAGCTATGGCTTTAGTCCCCTGGAGGATCTCACTGGAATTATTGGgcaatcatcatcctcttctaCCTCTACAAGTCAAGCTCCAGAGCTGTACTCGCGTGAAGACTTTCTAG